The Periophthalmus magnuspinnatus isolate fPerMag1 chromosome 17, fPerMag1.2.pri, whole genome shotgun sequence sequence TGGCACTAGCTCTGCTGAATTAACTTTTGGGTTGGTCCTCATATGTATTCATATgtatcattcaccccaaacaccgcACCATGACCCACGTGAGAGGCCATCAGTTGATCGCCTATACAACAGGCTTATAATTATATGGGGacagtactttacagaataagaaagacattaaaatcacaatacaacacaataatcatcataaaattaacattaaaggagaaaagtgcagaataaaatcctttcagtcgtatcacagataaacagaactgtttggagcctggatttaaatattatcaaagtagaggcctgtctcacatcttcaggaagattgttccaggtttgatTGCAGGAGGCctttccctgaagtcctcagagtgtgaacatgattcatgtggcactaacatgtgggagatgtgctttggtgctggtccacggagagacttgttcacaagcagagctgctttaaagtctattctctgagccacaggagacagtgcagagacctgagcacaggacttatgtgctcgtacttcctagttcttgtcaggacctgagcagcagtgttctggatgtactgcagctgtgttgaggctcgtttggagaggccagagaGCAGGCtcttacagtagtctaacctactggagacaaatgcatggataagtctctctaagtctggttttgacagtttacctttgatttttgcaatgtttttagatagtaaaaagcagcagatgttattgatttgatgtggctgcagatgttattgatttaaagttcaagtctgagttattattattacccctagatttctggtctgatttgaaggttttagagagagagactggaggtgactgctgacactttctctatgtttctgtggaccaaagatgatgacttcagtcttgtctgagttttgCTGCAGAAAGTtgttttacatccacacactgatctgttgggtgcagtggcagagtgaatccactggtccatattcacctgctgccagtgagacacatctgagtgtcatctgcatagttgtggtaggacacattattgctgcgtattaactggtctaacagcagcatgtagagattgaacaacaagggtcccaggattgaccccagggacattttatctgagacacatttcaacaaagtactccctgttttctagataggacttgaaccagttgagtgccgtaccagagatgcccacccagtcctctagtctctgtaagagaatcccatgatcGACAGTGTAAAAGGCAGAACTTAGATCTAAAAGTATCGACTTTGTCTGCATGAGTTcgggcggatgtcatttgtcaccttgataagagcagtctcagtgctgtggtgggtctaaaacctgactggaaaacatcaaaggagttgttcatttggagaaaattaataagctgttggtaaacaactttttcaaggtcTTTCcctaaaaacagcagatttgagatcggtccgtaattgttcaatatcatggcatcaagactgctcttctttaggagaggcttgataactgcagttttcaaagcgcttgggaatgttccagattgaagggacatattaactatgtgagtgagtggtgacagcaaactgttgagcacagactttagaaatttagtgggtaacacatcgaggcagcatgtagatgaactcagactggtgatgatctcttggacagttttgtcagttacaggtgcaaagtgagtcagctctaagtgtctaggtgggtgctgggttgttatttgctttGTAGAATTGATGGaatttttaataccctgaaccttgtcattaaagaacaatgcaaactcattgcacttacaTGTGGAAATAAGTTCTAATGGCAGCTCCGCTgccgctttctgcttatctttaaccatttgaaccttcatcggggcaatggtgtccagaacattcaaaacactcgaagttacagagttcaacaaatcatcaacattagaacaggaggtattttcaaagtgtttcatttccatgaacagtgcacctgtgttatcatttatgtgtctcctttgaacaactgcaggacctgccgctggtttgggaataacacaggtcaaaaaagacacagaaatgatcagacagagcaacatcctccacattgacatttgaaatatttactccttttgtaatgagcaggtccagagtgtcctctgttgtgggtgggctctcTGACGTGCTGAGttagaccaaaggtttcaaggatagaactgagctctttagtgtttctgtcaaacacattatccacatgtacattaaaatcacctgtaatgactaaaccgtcaaagtctgtgcatacgactgaaatcATCTcaataaaatcatcaataaaccTCAGatagtgctggggaggtttgtataagactaagtagagtatggagggggattgttttagctccattttaaagaaaacatactcaaaagggataaaagctttttgaacagcacacagacagaccctGAACTGTcccagacccaggctcacctgcacagacagaggcaggaggagacgtgTCGTTGATGTTCAGGTGATCAAAACTGCCTTGTTAGACAAACTGCAGCACCCATTTATACAAATATATCTCATCTGAGATCTTTTTTGCACAATTCTAAACACTTGTACTTGCACCTCTGACTGTGTAGGTCAGCCAGAGGTCGGCCGTGTTCACACCACACTTGTTGCAGAGTCAGAGAGGAGCCActccagagagagaaaggagtcgTTCTAGACAGAGGAGTCActtcagagagagaggagccttTTCAGAGAGAATGAGGAGCCACTCCAAATAGAGAGACAAGCCAccccagagagaggagccactccacagagaagggagagagaagcccctccagagagaggagccacttCAAAGAGAAGGGAGCCGCTCCAGAGAGAGGGAAGTGCCGCtccagagagagggaagagccgctccagagagagggaagtgccgctccagagagagggaaagccgctccagagagagggaagagccgctccagagagagggaagagagagaggagccacttccgagagagaggagccacttcagagagagaggagccacttcagagagagaggagccgctccagagagaggagccacttcagagagagaggagccgctccagagagaggagccacttcagagagagaggagccactccagagagagaggagccgctccagcgagagggaggagccgctccacagagagagagaggagctgttccagagagaggagccacttcagagagagaggagccgcttcagagagaggagctgctccagagagagaggagctgctccacagagagagagaggagctgttCTAGAGAGAGGAGCCACTTCAGAAAGATAGGAGCCactccagagagagaggagccgctccagagagagaggagccactcCAGAGAGAGGAACCACtctagagagagaggagccgctccagagagaaagaggagccaCTCCAGAGAGAGATGAGCCactccagagagagaggagccgctccagagagagaggagccacttCAGAGAGAAGAGCTGCTTCAGAGAGAGAGCTGCTTCAGAAAGAGAGGAGCTTCagagtgtctctctctctgaggtTTCTCTTCTTTCATGAGCATATGCCTTGAGTTTGAGTGAAGAAAATAAGATCCACACAGCTGTATTTGCTGCCgataattattatgtttttgcatTCACAGAGAAGTGACGTTTCAGTCCTTCATCATGATCATTCATCAGCCCTTCATCACGACACCCATGTCTTTTCTTTGAACCACTGATGGATCCTCTGCCACCTCCGCAGTCACCAGTGGGGCCGCCCTGTCCTTTGGAGGGACGTCTCAGTTGTGGACACTTTTGGACAGACTGTGGACTCAGAGTAAACAGTGCAGTCAGTCATTAACATCTGCGTGGACACAAACCGCAGCAATACCAGACAAATCTGcgcttctctgcatttctgcGTCTCAGTGAGTAACCCCCTCGTGTCCTCGCACAAGGGACATTTTACCAGAACTCAGAACTTTGTACACAGAACGTTAGCTCGGGGTTAGAGGTCAATGTTCATGGGATCACACAGAGACCCAACTGTTGTCTGCTCTACTGTCACTGATCAATAGTCCAGAAAATAGGCCAGGGCTTAACCTGTGTTGACAATGTTGacaataaatgtgaaataaactgcAGCGCTGCTTTTGAGACACATTGATAGCCTATAGTTCAGAAGTTTTCTTTGATTTTCTAGCTTTCTGTTGGTTAAGTCAACAATTTTGAGGAGACTTACGAGGTGACTTCTGTTGTGATtacagaataatgtaaaaaatatattgaacagAGTAAACTGAAAGAGGTAACATATTTTTATGATTGTCACTATCAAGCGATCAAATCTTCTTGCCAAAGCCTGATCGTGCCGGAtatcagaagctaagcagggctggtcCTGGTTGGTACTTGGATGGGTGACCGCTGGGACTAGCAGGAGCCACAGTGGGGCGGCAGTGGCAAAAAACTTTTGTTGTGTCCatatgcaagacacttcacccacattgtctagtatgaatgtggtgtgagtgttggtggtgatcGTTGGGAAGCGATGGCGCAGATTAGCAGCAtttagtgaataaataatgcacaaaattgtaaagcaactttgagcatctggaaaagcattattattattattattattattattattattattattattattattattattattattattattattattattattattataagtcaCATTTAAGGAGCGGTCCCTGAtttttatggtcttaaaaatgaaaaataaaactagttcattttaaatggttggCAGTGGTCCATAGtaattcctcacttgccttataCATCCTGAGAATCCTAATTATAAACTGCTTATAAACTGACCGTGCtgagtttataagtactttccacaactctcaaagaccagagcagagtgtcatgatggtaaagctaacaacaactagcatgctaacagcacacttcctgattgccAGACAATAAATGctgtataattagatacagacctcaagagctgcttttacaaaacaatacagttgACACTACcagaccaaattacaggtcagatttacCTTTTATGTACTGAGAGAAGTCCCTGGAAAGTAAACTGTGTAATCACCTGCACCCATCCTTCTGAACATAatttgtgtcctcaggcaagacacagCTCTGTTTCTTTTGTCcagtgtccctgtgtgtgtttagaaaGGATTCAGTTTAAATTCCACAAACATGACCTGAGTCCCGTTATAAGACGTAAGCATGCCATTGCTCATTacaactgacacagacacacaaaacataTCAGGCAAAAGTAGTTTACGCTGTAATTTCAGAACTAACAATAAATCCCCCCCACCCCCTGGATTTTCACACTCACCTTGTGTTTGTACAATTACCTCATGAGATCCTATAAGCAAGGATTACCCGCATCTTTAGCTACAATTGACAAGGTAATTTAAGATGCTGTAACTTTGTAGTTTCCTCTTTCATTTGAGGAAATCTGTGTGGTGTTGTTTACTACTAAGCTGTTTGGGCCAGTGAGTGGAGCTAACTGGTCTTTTGAATCAAAAGTAAACATTGCTATTTGCAAATGAAATAGTTATGTTTGGTTAGTTTTAAATGTCTTTCCTGACACTCCAtctacattttaatgcactgtacatgcatacactgtaaaacattcaAACTCCTCCAACTCCATGTTAGATCGTATTTTGCAGTACCTGTTTTGATTGGCTGCTGTGGCGTGATGTCCCGCCCCCTGCTGTATGTTTTACTGTGCTGCTCTATGTGGACCATGTCTGTGCGCAGTTTGTCAGGTGGGTCACTTCAGCTCAGTTAAAACTATCCTAGCAGTGAACCTTATAGAAGTCTGCCAAACTGTACAGAATAATGTCCTTGTGTCCAAACATACAGTGTTCTCTGACGCCCGCTCCGCCCACTCACTGCTGCGCACCCGCAGAGCCAACTCTTTCTTGGAGGAGCTGAAGCCGAGTAACCTGGAGCGCGAATGTGTGGAGGAAAAGTGTGACTTCGAAGAGGCCCGTGAGATCTTCCTCACCAGAGAGGCCACAGTGAGACCCTCTTCACTCTTCGGGTTACTCTTAAGATAGTGATAGTGAAAAGTGCTGACTGTGTGTCTGTTCTCAGCTGGAGTTCTGGACTGTCTATACAGGTATCACCTTGTACTTTCATCACATCATAACCAAGGTGTAATAAcatcattaaaacatatttggacTATAATACACATATAAGTTATAACTAGTACATGAGTCAAAAGTGTGTGTTGAATAGATGGGAATCAGTGCCGCTCCAACCTGTGCGTCCATGGCACCTGTGTGGACCTGTTCCAGGCCTACGCCTGCAGATGTGACCAGGGCTTTGAGGGACGCTTCTGCGACCAGCGTGAGATTATATCACTGTTATGTCTGTCTGTTACATATCTGTTACATATATGTTACATGCCTGATACATGTTTGATACATGTCTGTTACATGACTGTTACATGTATGTTACATGACTGTTAAGGTTAATTCATACTTCTTTAGAAGCAAGACATTTGCTCTTCACCTCCTGCTCTGCAGTTCCTACAGCTTGTGTTTGACACATTGGACTGTCACAGGACTGTCCGATAATTTTAAAAGTGGGTGTGGctaattttaaatgtatatatatatatatatatatatatatatatatatatatatatatatatatatatatatatatatatatatatatatataactttgtttttttacttaaagcTCTAGGTGTAAGAACAAACCTCATATTAAGTACAATTACATGACTGTTGCATGTTTGTTACATCTATGGGTGACTGTTACCCTGTTACTCTCTGGTACATGTCTGAATGACTGTTACATGTCTCTGACTCTTAAACGTCTCTGTGACTGTTACATCTATAGGTGTCTGTTAAATTTCTGGATGACTGATACATGTCTCTGTGGCTGTTGCATGACTGGTACATCTATGGGCATTTGTCACATGTCTGGATGACTGTTGCATGTCTGTTATATATGTGGGTGACTGGTGGCTGTGTAGAGCAGCAGTGAGCCTCTGTTCTCCATGTGCTCATGTTCAGCCCAGACCCACAGAAACTGCTCTGTGGACAACGGCGGCTGTGACCACAACTGtgaggagagtgaagaggggCCCAGCCGGAGCTGCAGCTGTGTGGACGGGTACAGACTGCACGACGACCAAAAGAAGTGTGTGCCTATAAGTGAGTACTCACACTAAGTGTGTGCCTATAGGTGAGTACCCACAAGTAATGTGTGCCTATAAATGAGTACCTACAAGAGTGTGTGCCTATCGGTGAGTACCCACAGGGGGTGAAATTGCTTCCTTCCTGTTCCCTGTACCCTATCTATGTGAAATTTGGATCTGCACTAAAAAACAACCATTACGCGGTTTAGTACACTATAAAATTAAGTTAtgaaatatgtttaatactGACAACAGTTGTGGGCAGTCGTTCCACAATACAGGGCGTGCCTCTTAGAGTGAATGGAGTGTGTCCCAAACCTGAGTGCTGTACGTGGCAATAAAGGATTTATTGCAAATGTGTTCCCAGTGAGAGTAGTGTTACAGGGTAAGAAGAGGGAAAAGGAATTGTTGGTTTGGAAAAGTTTGTAGAGTGTGCCTACAGGTGTGTACCTAGAGGAGGTTAGAGCCCATTGATCAACACCAGCAAGAAGTGGGTGTCTACAGGTGGGAAAGATAAATACTTACAGCAACAACATCACACATTTTCATATCtattcactttttcatagattttaaatattttgtactCTCTGTAATTACAACACAGTAACTACACATCTAGTCCATCTTTAATGCATTCATTCTGTGTGTATGAAAAAGTCTTGCTGTGTGGTCTGAACAGAGGCCTGGTCTGACTGGTTCTAATCCTCTGCAGACCACTCGTCCTGTGGTCAGCTGCTCATCAGCCGTTCATCATACTCTGAGCCTGTCACTGGTCTGCAGCCCTGGGTGGTGGGGGGCGAGGTGGGCAAGAAGGGGGAGAGCCCCTGGCAGGTGAGACCCTCCTCTCATGTTAGCTCAGTACAGTACATGTGAGGGCTGCAAGATATgagaaaaaatgcaatattaggtaactatgttttgttttgcgatAACAGTagtattgcaatattttaatatacttttttaccATAATAAGTTCATATGCACAGGCCTTTACAAGTTACAAActatgtcaaaataaaacataacaaagaGTAAACCAAGACCATTTCACTGTCTATAAAAAGTACACTTCTATAAAAAGGAGAAGTgtgttgtgatatttttttcttgtgatatCGATTATTGCATCAGTCCATGCAGATATCCATTTCACAATATAATGCAGCAGTTTTTATAGCTATGTGTGAGataatgtgatgatgtgataATGATGGTGCGAAGATGTGATGTGATGATGTGTTGATGTGATATTGTGATGATGAGATGTGATGAAATAATGTGATTATGCCATGATAATGTAATGATGTGATGTGTGAAGTGATTACATGATTTAGTGATGTAATCATGTGATGTGTGATGATATGGTGTGATGTTGTGATGGTGTGAtgttgtgatgatgtgatgGCGGTGTTCAACAGGTGATGGTGCTAAACGCCCGGGGCCGGCTGCACTGTGGAGGGGTCCTGATCGATCAGAACTGGGTCCTGACCGCGGCACACTGTCTGCGGAAAATCCATCGCTTCAGGGTCAGACTGGGTAAGAACCATCAGGTCCACCTGGAAAACCACCTGAAACGATAAGGTGTTAGTCTGTCCACGTGTGAGGACATGAGAATGTTGAGCATTTTAAGTTAATCTTTATGTTTCATTATGATCATGCCATTGCAGTTACTAGCACATATCAATGTACAGTTGATAAAACTTAACAAATGACAGTTgtagttcaattcaattcatttatttttgtaacgcccaaaatcacaacaacagttgtctcgaagggcattcatgttttggttgatgggggaaaccggagtacccggaggaaacccatccagacatgaggagaaacatgaaaaactccacacagaaaggcctgggcgaccagggatcgaaccaaaccttcttgctgtgaggcatgagtgttgccactcagccaccgtgctgcctaca is a genomic window containing:
- the proca gene encoding vitamin K-dependent protein C, whose translation is MSRPLLYVLLCCSMWTMSVRSLSVFSDARSAHSLLRTRRANSFLEELKPSNLERECVEEKCDFEEAREIFLTREATLEFWTVYTDGNQCRSNLCVHGTCVDLFQAYACRCDQGFEGRFCDQPQTHRNCSVDNGGCDHNCEESEEGPSRSCSCVDGYRLHDDQKKCVPINHSSCGQLLISRSSYSEPVTGLQPWVVGGEVGKKGESPWQVMVLNARGRLHCGGVLIDQNWVLTAAHCLRKIHRFRVRLGDYDRLRDEDSEVVLRVVKTFKHPQYNSHTMDNDIAMLRLEGPAPLSNFIIPVCLPHPDMARRVLNRNGTLTVVTGWGKEEVDSLRYSSTLNVIKIPLVEKSVCSQLMTNNISENVLCAGVVGKQYDACEGDSGGPMVTLYKNTWFLVGLVSWGEEGCGREDKLGIYTKVSNYKQWMDEVRQEWERTQPSNHPHAI